GCGCAATGGAGTGTCAGAAGACATAGGATTCGGCATTTCCATGAGCTACATGCCCGCATTCAGAGAGAACCGGTCCCTGATGATCAACAAGGACAAGATGTGATCCTGTGGAATCACTCCGATGACAATTTCAAACCATGGTTCTGTTCAGCGCGCACTTGGGATCAGATCAGGCAAAAGAAGGCCACAGTTTTATGGAACAAGAGTGTTTGGTTCACGCAAGGAGTACCGAGATTCTCCTTTATAGTCTGGTTGGCTGTGAGGAACAGACTATCAACAGGAGACCGAATGAGAGCTTGGGGGATTCATCAAGGCTGTCTTTTGTGTGGAGAGAGGGATGAAACACGGGACCATGTCTTCTTCGTGTGTCCCTATTCTTTTACAGTGTGGGACAAGTTAGCTAACAGACTGAGTGGTAACAGAACGGATCCTGATTGGACGACCTCGCTGCAGTTTTTAAGCGCAAACAACCTGCAGATAATGGACAAGATACTGCTCAAGATGGTCTTTCAAACCACCATCTACCATTTATGGCAAGAAAGAAACCGAAGAAGGCATCAGACAGGCCATCGCACGGTTGATCAAACAGTCCGAGTCATTGACAAGGCAATGAGAAACAGAATCTCCTCTCTTCGCTACAGAGCTGACCATAAATTCACTGGTTTGATGCAGAGATGGTTTGAAGTCTAAGCCAATACATAGCAGAATAAGATTCATCTTTTAGCCTTGtaaatttgttgttttttaGGCCTATAAGTTTTTGTAAATGGTTATTCTTTTTGTCATTGttcaataaatttcacatttaatcaaaaaattaattgtCTGATTGGATTTAATTatctaaagaagaagatatgatcAAAAGCCGATCCTATCtctttttttggggtcaaaagCCGATCCTATCTCTTTGGTTCCAATTATTGAGGAATTAAAActcatttaatattttcttttatgacTTTCTGTGCGTCTAGGTTCCTAGACCCAAGGACATCATAGAACTTAAGCACATGTGTCAAGGTCTCAAAATTTTGGAACTTACGGACTCGCTAAATTAGTAATACTTCTATTTGGATCTCTATAGCTATGACACGATGAACTGACAATCATTTTGATCCGTATATTATTGGCTCGGTATCATATTATTGCCCATCAATTTAACTAACTACCTGGAAAATTTGTTCATAAAAAAAAGCAATTACTTTTTGAATGGTAATTAATTGAAAAGTAGGTCCCGtgacatttttttaattgatgaaTGGTATAGCTCTACATACCGCCTGTTCAACAATACAAATGTTTATAATAACCGAAATATGCTTGCAAGAAACGGGAAAATACCCTATTCCTCTACGAACTAATTGTTTCCGGTTTTTTCACATATAAACTTTTAAACCATGCAAAAAAATACATGAACAACACGAAAATAGTTTATTCCTCTATGAACTAGTTTTTTCTGGCTTTTTCACACACGAACTTTTAAATCATGCCAAAAAGCACATGAACAACTCTATTTTTAGAATTACATACACAAACTATCTATTTTAACTAATTCTCCTAAAACTGTAACGGTGTAATTTAAATGTTGACTTGGTTTATGACATGTGAAAAACTGGTTTAATTagggttgataaaaaaaatactatgtagtttttttcttttttcttttttttttgtcaattgctCTTTTTTCAGAAATCGTTTTACCCTTCATCATCAGTTGGGGATATTGCGCCGATTTTATAGTTCATTGTGGCAATATATGGAGATTGTAAGCTAGTAGTTGatgcttttctttctttatgcATCATGTAAAACGTTTTATTTTTCtgcagaataataaattttatctccAATTGATGACGAAGAGTAAAACTATTTCTGAAAAAGAAgaacagttgacaaaaaaaaagagaagaaggatAAAACTACATAGTATTTATCAATCCAAATTAAACCGGTTCTCCACCCGTCACAAACctaattaacatttaaataaCACCATTTACGGTTTTAgggaaattagtttaaaaatcgatagtttgtgtatgttattcaaaaaatagaGTTGTTCATGTGCTTTTTGGCATGGTTTAAAAGTTCGTGTGTGAAAAACCAGGAAAAACTAGTCTATAGGAGAATAAACCACTTTTCCGttgttcatgtggtttttggcaTGGCTTAAAAATCCGTGTGTGAAAAAGCCGGGAACAATTAGTTCATAGAAAAATAGACTATTTTCCCTACAAGAAACATATGGTAGTTTCCAAATGTGGAGAGTCATggattattttcaaatatatagatGACAAGAATAAGTGAAAAATGTTGTGAACAAGAGATGAAATCGTTACTCTTGTCTATATTATTtctgaatcaaagtgttcccttatataggggatacaaggggatagataaatggaaagtatccaaatcataaacctagagtaaaaaggaaaacctcctaatagataaacatgaaacataaatgGAAACATTATCTACAAGaggtggccgactctctctcctctttggGCCGCggatactctctctctctatgggccACGGTCTTGGCCTTTGGCTTctagcaatccacattgttcataacactcccccttggatgctagaaccatatgggctcgtaccatgcacgatgttgcctcgttaaaacctctctaggaaaaccaaaaacccaaggtgggaaaaatggaaaccttagacaggaaaaagagtacaacgcatgatactccccctgatgaaggcatcactgtAGATCCTTCAGGCggcgcatcccaatctgatgaaccagcttcctgaatGTTGAGGTTGGTAGTGACTTGGTGAaaaggtcggctgagttgtcgCTGGATCGGACTTGAACTACTTGGACCTCCTTTGCCTTCTGTAGATCGTGGGTGAAaaagaacttgggcaggatgtgcttggtcctgtcccctttgatgtatccttccttgagTTGAGCTATGCACGCGGTATTGTCCTCGTAGATGATCATTGGCTCCTCTTTCTTTTGTCCCACGGACAGACCACTCTCTTTCAAgatatggccggtcatgttcctcaaccaaacAAGCTCACGGCTTGcttcatacatggctatgatctcggcgtgATTGGACGATGTAGCAACTAAGGATTGCTTTGTTGAACGCCAGCATATTGCGGCTCCACTATGTGTAAACACATATCCTGTttgagatctagcctggtgtgggtcagataagtacccagcgTCTGCATATCCGACTATGTTTTCTTCTGGTCGGTTGGTATAGAACAAACCAAGatcttttgttccttgcagatatctgaacagatgtttcactccgttccaATGCCTTAAAGTCGGACATGATCCAAATCTGGATAATAAactcacggcaaagcttatgtccggtctagtatgatTGGCTAAAtacattaaggccccaatggcacttaaGTAAGGCACTTCCGATCCGAGTGGCTCCTCGTCGGGTTTCTTTGGACCGAATGGATCCTTTtcaaggtctaaggacctcacgaccataggacaCGGTAAGGGGTGTGCCTGGTCCATATTGAACTGCTTGAGTATCTTCTCTGTATAAGTttcttgatgcacaaggatgccattacctttatactcaaactgtaatcccaaacagaacttagttttccctaagtctttcatctcgaattctttctttagacattcgacggtttgggaaatctcttctgaggttcctattatgttcaggtcgtccacatagacagacattataacatagcccttgctgtcaaacctctttatgaatatacatggactcattggatcgttcttataacCTTCTTTGGTTAAGTACTCGGATAACCGATTGTACCACATCCGACCTGACTGTTTTAAAccgtacaaggctttgtttagcttaatacaatgttgttctcgagaacctttcttatccTTGAGCTCAATGCCTTCTGGAACTCTCATATGTATCTCATTGTCCAGTGGTCCGTATAGGTATGCGGtgactacatccattaggcgcaaATCCATGTTTTctttcacggccagactgattaaGTATCTTAATGTAgtcgcatccaccacaggggaatatgtttcctcatagtctattccaggtctctgtga
This genomic stretch from Brassica napus cultivar Da-Ae chromosome C9, Da-Ae, whole genome shotgun sequence harbors:
- the LOC125592811 gene encoding uncharacterized protein LOC125592811; translated protein: MDQFARISGLHINAFKSSIFASGQTVTPMLNEAERLGIKAGKLPVRYLGMPLTTKALSKQEYEPLTDQVRGRMLAWRNKCLSYAGRLQLIKSTHKAKVAWEDLCCPLEEGGLGIRKLHYSSKVFALSLIWRIISKKSSMWGGCKKFLDLEKAVKASVASISSGRLIDITGAVGTCYLGIARDARVCEAVTQAQWSVRRHRIRHFHELHARIQREPVPDDQQGQDVILWNHSDDNFKPWFCSARTWDQIRQKKATVLWNKSVWFTQGVPRFSFIVWLAVRNRLSTGDRMRAWGIHQGCLLCGERDETRDHVFFVCPYSFTVWDKLANRLSGNRTDPDWTTSLQFLSANNLQIMDKILLKMVFQTTIYHLWQERNRRRHQTGHRTVDQTVRVIDKAMRNRISSLRYRADHKFTGLMQRWFEV